One window from the genome of Bacillus weihaiensis encodes:
- a CDS encoding MFS transporter, translated as MNQQSSFKEFMSNRFVRAILLSGLFLQLGIWVRNFSVLLFVMEQTNEDPFAVSLISVAEFAPIFIFSLIGGTFADRWKPKKTMIWCDLLSALSVFLVLFTLLFATWKVVFFAMLISSILSQFSQPSGMKLFKLHVPESQLQMGMSIYQTIIALFVILGPVIGAFVFQQFGIELSIAITGIMFILSAGVLTFLPKDRVEEKKEVETTVLEEFAQGFKYVKKNKFLTILGANFFVAGLAIGLIQPLGIFIVTEQLNMDKEFIQWFMAINGVAMIIGGGIALALSKKVTPIRMLAAGMIVNAVMISIIGYSEIVWLSLTAQFFTGLMLPAIQISISTMILQNAEEAFVGRVNGIMTPLFMGGMVLMMSLAGLLKALIGLGFSYQLSAFFMVIGVLFILPFVLDRPMRGKVTPGVKMLK; from the coding sequence ATGAATCAACAATCAAGCTTTAAGGAGTTTATGAGCAATCGTTTTGTCCGGGCAATATTATTATCTGGTTTGTTCTTACAGCTTGGGATATGGGTGCGGAATTTTTCCGTTCTATTGTTTGTCATGGAGCAAACAAATGAAGATCCTTTCGCTGTTTCCCTCATCTCCGTTGCAGAATTTGCTCCGATTTTTATTTTTTCCCTAATCGGAGGGACGTTTGCGGATAGGTGGAAACCGAAAAAAACAATGATTTGGTGTGATCTCTTAAGTGCATTATCTGTTTTTCTTGTTCTTTTTACATTACTATTTGCTACATGGAAAGTTGTCTTTTTCGCTATGCTCATTTCATCCATCCTTTCACAATTCTCTCAGCCTTCTGGCATGAAGCTATTTAAACTCCACGTTCCAGAATCACAGCTTCAGATGGGAATGTCCATTTATCAAACAATTATTGCGCTATTTGTGATTTTAGGTCCAGTTATTGGTGCTTTCGTGTTTCAGCAATTTGGGATTGAACTATCGATTGCAATTACGGGTATCATGTTTATCCTATCAGCAGGTGTACTAACCTTTCTTCCTAAAGATCGAGTGGAGGAAAAGAAAGAGGTTGAAACGACTGTACTTGAAGAATTCGCCCAAGGGTTTAAGTATGTGAAGAAAAATAAATTTTTAACGATATTAGGAGCTAATTTTTTTGTTGCTGGTTTAGCAATCGGATTAATTCAACCACTAGGTATTTTTATTGTAACGGAACAACTCAATATGGATAAAGAATTTATCCAATGGTTTATGGCGATCAATGGTGTTGCTATGATTATTGGTGGGGGAATTGCGTTAGCTCTGTCTAAAAAAGTAACACCTATTCGAATGCTCGCTGCAGGTATGATTGTCAATGCTGTCATGATTTCTATTATTGGGTATTCAGAAATAGTATGGCTTTCATTAACTGCCCAATTTTTCACAGGCTTGATGCTTCCTGCTATTCAAATCAGTATTAGTACGATGATCCTTCAAAATGCAGAAGAAGCATTTGTAGGGCGTGTGAATGGAATTATGACGCCATTGTTTATGGGAGGAATGGTACTAATGATGAGCTTAGCTGGTCTGTTAAAGGCGCTGATAGGGCTAGGCTTTTCTTATCAACTATCTGCGTTTTTTATGGTGATTGGCGTGCTTTTCATTTTGCCATTTGTGCTTGACCGTCCAATGAGAGGAAAAGTTACTCCAGGAGTAAAAATGTTAAAATAA
- a CDS encoding sugar ABC transporter substrate-binding protein — MKKKLVHPAFIFILAFTLFITGCSSNGNSSESTATTGNSDVSLENVPERFANGEGAKIKVIRKIGGDDHTAQFLAGAKEEGEALGFQVDVFTANGDTAKFHDAIAQGLEEDYDGFIISHGDDEATVNAVQKLVDAGKSVVTFDSTEALSTIEGVTLTSQNDEALATLALDQLIKDTNGEANIVYLWVDGFPPMVRRNNVYQEKLDKNPGLQEIERFGVAAADTSVQTQNAVAAMLNKHPKGEIDAIFATWDAFAIGAARAIKEAGRDEISIYGIDVSNADLQEIQNEESSWKYTAAVDPKLIGSINLRILAKKLAGEETPDTYNLEASLISQEELLKSSEPINMVNLANTIEGWGQSTEFDEEWMTTLREYYKK; from the coding sequence ATGAAAAAGAAACTTGTACATCCAGCATTTATTTTCATTTTAGCTTTTACCCTGTTTATTACAGGTTGTTCGTCAAATGGAAATAGCTCTGAATCAACTGCAACAACAGGGAATTCTGATGTGTCATTAGAAAATGTGCCAGAACGCTTTGCTAATGGTGAAGGGGCAAAGATTAAGGTTATTCGAAAAATCGGTGGAGATGATCATACTGCTCAGTTCTTAGCGGGAGCGAAGGAAGAAGGAGAAGCATTGGGCTTTCAAGTAGACGTATTCACTGCCAATGGAGATACAGCGAAATTCCATGATGCAATTGCTCAAGGACTTGAAGAGGATTATGATGGCTTTATTATTTCACATGGTGACGATGAAGCCACTGTAAACGCCGTTCAAAAGCTAGTTGACGCTGGGAAAAGCGTTGTTACATTTGATTCAACAGAAGCATTATCAACAATTGAAGGTGTGACCTTAACATCACAGAATGATGAAGCACTTGCAACATTAGCATTAGATCAATTAATTAAGGATACAAATGGTGAAGCAAATATTGTGTACCTGTGGGTAGATGGTTTCCCACCAATGGTAAGACGTAATAACGTGTATCAAGAGAAGCTAGACAAAAACCCAGGCTTACAAGAGATTGAGCGATTTGGAGTGGCTGCTGCAGATACATCTGTGCAAACACAAAATGCCGTTGCGGCCATGCTGAATAAACACCCTAAAGGTGAAATTGACGCAATTTTCGCAACTTGGGATGCGTTTGCTATCGGTGCTGCACGTGCCATTAAAGAAGCTGGGCGCGATGAAATCAGCATTTACGGTATTGATGTCTCGAATGCAGATCTTCAAGAAATTCAAAACGAAGAAAGCTCATGGAAATATACAGCTGCAGTTGATCCGAAGCTAATCGGGTCAATTAACTTAAGGATTTTAGCGAAAAAATTAGCGGGTGAAGAAACACCTGATACGTATAATCTAGAAGCATCCCTTATCTCTCAAGAGGAGCTATTAAAATCTAGCGAGCCGATCAACATGGTGAACCTAGCAAATACAATCGAAGGCTGGGGACAATCAACAGAATTCGATGAAGAGTGGATGACAACGTTAAGAGAGTATTATAAGAAATAG